In one Myxocyprinus asiaticus isolate MX2 ecotype Aquarium Trade chromosome 1, UBuf_Myxa_2, whole genome shotgun sequence genomic region, the following are encoded:
- the LOC127446335 gene encoding uncharacterized protein LOC127446335, whose translation MSQPRLILLHAMSQPRLSLLHAMSKPRLSLLHAMSQPRLSLLHAMSQPRLSLLHAMSQPRLSLLHAMSKPRLSLLHAMSQPSLSLLHVMSQPRLSLVHVMSQPHLSLVHVMSQQHLSLLCTMSQSNLSLLHAMSQPCLSLLHAMSQSRLSLLHVMSQPRLSLLHAMSQQRLSMLRTMSQSNLSLLHAMSQPRLSLLHAMSQPRLSLLHAMSQPRLSLLHAMSQPRLSLLHAMSQPRLSLLHAMSQQCLSLLHAMSQQCLSLLHAMSQPNLSLLHAMSQPHLSMLHIMPQPCMSLFCQSLCCQPRLSQSQRCQPCPSQSQRCQPRSSQSPRYLCWPPGGGGGHVLCPCTRPQRSSPSLHTMS comes from the coding sequence atgtcacagccacgtctgattctgctccatgccatgtcacagccacgcctcagcctgctccatgccatgtcaaagccacgcctcagcctgctccatgccatgtcacagccacgcctcagcctgctccatgccatgtcacagccacgcctcagcctgctccatgccatgtcacagccacgcctcagcctgctccatgccatgtcaaagccacgcctcagcctgctccatgccatgtcacagccaagcctcagcctgctccatgtcatgtcacagccacgcctcagcctggtccatgtcatgtcacagccacacctcagcctggtccatgtcatgtcacagcaacacctcagcctgctctgtaccatgtcacagtcaaacctcagcctgctccatgccatgtcacagccatgtctgagtctgctccatgccatgtcacagtcacgccttagcctgctccatgtcatgtcacagccacgtctcagcctgcttcatgccatgtcacagcaacgcctcagcatGCTCcgtaccatgtcacagtcaaacctcagcctgctccatgccatgtcacagccacgcctcagcctgctccatgccatgtcacagccacgcctcagcctgctccatgccatgtcacagccacgcctcagcctgctccatgccatgtcacagccacgcctcagcctgctccatgccatgtcacagccacgcctcagcctgctccatgccatgtcacagcaatgcctcagcctgctccatgccatgtcacagcaatgcctcagcctgctccatgccatgtcacagccaaacctcagtctgctccatgccatgtcacagccacatctgagtatGCTCCACATCATGCCACAGCCATGTATGAGTCTGTTTTGCCAGAGtctgtgttgccagcctcgtctgtcccagagccagcgttgccagccttgtccgtcccagagccagcgttgccagcctcgttcgTCCCAGAGCCCACGTTACCTATGttggcctcccggaggaggaggaggccatgttctctgcccatgtacacgaccacagaggtcgtctccgagtctccataccatgtcatag